In Archocentrus centrarchus isolate MPI-CPG fArcCen1 chromosome 22, fArcCen1, whole genome shotgun sequence, one DNA window encodes the following:
- the srrm1 gene encoding serine/arginine repetitive matrix protein 1 isoform X3, which produces MMQINLTGFLNGKNAREFMKDLWPLLLSAQENIAGIPSAFLEQKKEEIKQRQIEQEKLASLKKVDEDKKEKDTRERAQSKSPRRRKTRSPSPRRRSPSPRRRSPAKRERKHSPSRSPRRKPVSPVGGSSPPPPLMQLTTKSSEQLVEPDTSGRAVPEPVVQEASSTCDTVVEVVKADSVNEVKEQSPEKTHKKEERPRSREREKDTRRERHHRSRSHSRSRRRRSRSRSYSPRRRQSPRRRMSPRRRSPPRRAPAASRHRHRRSPVRRRRSRSASSSGSSSSGSRSPKKAVKRISSTPPRKQVHHPDTSISPAGKDRRSPSPRARRGRGSPSPPRSSGFKRKPGGRVDSPTDNVKPRPSEGSESEEDKNEKGATADSVQQRRQYRRQNRQSSSETGSSSSEDEAPKRPTGGSGARNGEVRRRRSRTPSPRRRHRDPSPRKRRSPSPVRRRRSPSPPRRRRSPSPPPRRRSPSPPPRRRSPSPRRYSPPIQRRYSPSPLPPPKRKLSSSPMRRSSPAPKRRPSRSPKRRSSPAPRRRSPPSSTSPPRHRRSPMLPSGRRSRDARSPVAAARRLSPSPANRSHAVRGSPSPPPRRYETSSASPSNQRRQSSPSHSKVIRRVSRTPERRDNQRPSPSPQPIRRASSRSRSVSAEPAVQKRPAPASASPSPSRSVSASPPPAKKASSGSGSRSPSKNSDVDGSSKKKKKKKEKKHKKEKKHKKHKKHKKEKSGGAAAVTADPQETQAAEEDRDSRKESDTDVENTLDDLEKHLREKALRSMRKAQMSPSQMS; this is translated from the exons ATGATGCAGATCAACTTGACAGGCTTTCTGAACGGGAAGAACGCCCGGGAGTTCATGAAGGACCTTTGGCCCCTGCTGCTGAGCGCCCAGGAGAACATTGCTGGCATCCCCTCTGCGTTTCTGGAACAGAAGAAGGAGGAAATCAAACAGAGACAG ATTGAACAGGAGAAGCTTGCTTCTCTGAAGAAAGTGGATGAGGATAAGAAGGAAAAGGACACCCGAGAGCGAGCTCAGTCAAAGAGCCCAAGAAG GCGAAAAACGAGGTCACCGTCACCGCGGAGGAGATCGCCGTCGCCGCGGAGGAGGTCACCGGCGAAGCGGGAAAGGAAACACAGCCCCTCACGTTCTCCGAGACGCAAACCAGTTAGTCCAGTTGGTGGCAGTTCACCCCCTCCGCCCCTGATGCAGCTGACCACAAAATCTTCTGAGCAGCTGGTGGAACCGGATACTTCAGGAAGAGCTGTGCCAGAGCCGGTCGTCCAAGAAGCTTCTTCCACCTG TGACACAGTCGTGGAGGTGGTGAAAGCCGACTCGGTGAATGAAGTCAAAGAGCAGTCGCCGGAGAAAACTcataagaaagaagaaagaccAAGGTCACGAGAACGGGAGAAGGACACGAGGAGGGAAAGGCACCACCGCTCACGCTCTCATTCCCGTTCTCGCAGACGCCGCTCTCGTTCTAG GTCTTACTCCCCTCGTAGAAGACAAAGTCCTAGAAGAAGAATGTCTCCTCGCCGAAGGAGCCCCCCTAGACGTGCCCCCGCTGCCTCCAGGCACAGACACAGGCGCTCCCCTGTCCGCAG GAGGCGCTCCCGCTCTGCGTCATCCTCTGGTAGCAGCTCATCAGGCTCTCGTTCGCCTAAAAAAGCAGTGAAAAGAATATCTAGCACGCCACCCCGAAAACAGGTGCATCATCCCGACACTTCCATTAGTCCTGCAGGGAAGGACAGAAGATCACCGTCTCCACGAGCTAGAAGGGGCCGGGGCTCTCCTTCCCCACCCAGATCATCAG GGTTCAAGAGAAAACCAGGAGGAAGAGTCGATTCTCCCACTGACAACGTCAAGCCCAGACCATCTGAAGGCTCTGAGTCGG AGgaggataaaaatgagaaaggGGCAACAGCAGATTCGGTGCAGCAGCGACGTCAGTATCGCAGGCAGAACCGACAGTCGTCTTCAg aaacggggtcttCCTCTTCAGAAGATGAGGCCCCCAAGAGGCCAACAGGAGGGTCAGGTGCCAGAAACGGTGAAGTCAGGAGGCGGCGTAGCCGTACACCATCTCCTCGGAGACGACACAGGGATCCTTCTCCAAG GAAACGACGTTCTCCGTCTCCTGTACGCAGACGTCGGTCGCCTTCTCCCCCACGCCGTCGCAGATCTCCCTCTCCCCCTCCAAGACGCAG GTCTCCTTCCCCACCACCCCGTCGTAGATCTCCATCCCCCAGACGATATTCTCCGCCTATCCAGCGTCGCTACAGCCCTTCACCTTTGCCTCCTCCAAAGAGGAAGCTATCTAGCTCACCCATGAGACGCTCTTCTCCGGCTCCCAAGCGACGCCCCTCCAGGTCCCCTAAGCGTAGAAGCTCTCCCGCTCCAAGGAGACgatcccctccctcctccacgtctccgcCCAGACACAGGCGGAGCCCCATGTTGCCATCTGGGCGGCGAAGCAGAGATGCGCGATCCCCTGTTGCAGCAGCCAGACGCCTCTCCCCATCCCCTGCGAACCGCAGTCATGCAGTTAGGGGATCCCCGAGTCCCCCCCCGCGACGGTATGAAACCTCGAGTGCATCTCCGTCTAACCAGCGCAGACAGTCGTCACCTTCACACAGTAAAGTAATCCGCAGAGTTTCACGCACCCCAGAGCGCCGAGACAACCAGAG ACCCTCTCCAAGCCCCCAGCCTATAAGGAGAGCGTCCTCCAGATCCAGGTCCGTTTCTGCTGAACCAGCAGTTCAGAAACGCCCGGCCCCTGCATCTGCCTCCCCCTCCCCGTCTCGCTCTGTCAGTGCGTCTCCACCGCCAGCCAAGAAGGCCAGTAGTGGTTCTGGAAGTCGCTCTCCAAGCAAG AATTCGGATGTTGACGGcagttcaaagaaaaagaagaagaagaaggaaaagaagcataagaaggagaagaagcacAAAAAGCACAAGAAACATAAGAAGGAGAAGAgtggtggtgctgctgctgtgactgcAGACCCTCAGGAGACCCAGGCTGCAGAGGAGGACAGAGATTCCAGAAAG